One genomic segment of Prosthecobacter fusiformis includes these proteins:
- a CDS encoding plastocyanin/azurin family copper-binding protein, with protein MKKLAALTAIALFSLQLSAQEADVATLELKPHASNPLGYDKTDLSVKAGQKVKLTLNNTGSVAPQPHNFLLIKTGKEMAVGAQANAMMTDPQAMAKSYVPDASKDDILAHTKLVMPGATETIEFTAPAEAGDYPYMCTFPGHWLLMKGVMHVTK; from the coding sequence ATGAAGAAACTAGCTGCCCTTACTGCCATCGCCCTGTTCTCACTGCAACTCTCCGCCCAGGAAGCCGACGTCGCCACCCTTGAGTTGAAACCACACGCCAGCAATCCACTCGGCTATGACAAGACCGACCTCAGCGTGAAGGCTGGCCAGAAAGTCAAACTGACCCTTAACAACACCGGCAGTGTGGCCCCCCAGCCGCACAATTTCCTGCTCATCAAGACCGGCAAAGAAATGGCGGTGGGCGCACAAGCCAATGCCATGATGACGGACCCGCAAGCGATGGCCAAGAGCTATGTGCCGGATGCCTCCAAAGATGACATCCTGGCTCACACAAAGCTGGTCATGCCAGGGGCTACCGAGACCATCGAATTCACCGCACCTGCTGAAGCCGGTGACTATCCTTACATGTGCACCTTCCCCGGCCACTGGCTGCTGATGAAGGGCGTGATGCACGTCACCAAGTAA
- a CDS encoding sensor histidine kinase: MKLRSLNLYTRILLWLLVNVAVLGGVFLLVLKWQFREGLQGALGGIAGDRLQVIGQEMHDTLSANAEAEWAGILKELADEYAVQVALVTPPDRVICGDAIDFPAKLKEQLVDMSPGGPPRDWGRPPREGGRPPPPRDELEAFLLGDDFLGEGFPPPPPWPERAGRGVPSRFGTFLLHAGDPPLYYAGVRLPPPSTLTRRDGPLTLIIATRSMTGGGLFFDTSPWLLTTFGAMAISALLWLPFVKNMTSSIRANMKVTEQISKGRFDVRVPEGRGDELGRLAHGINQMAVQLDGLVNGQKRFLGDVAHELCGPISRMEMGLEILEPRLDGGEAFRLAEVRDELRQISALVDELLSFSKATLGQKRLTSEPVTLLPLIEGAIHLEGLPEELCLLLIPEDLKVNVVPDLLRRAVSNLLRNAHLHARGARIEVTATRSKEIVTLTVADEGPGVPEESLPRLFEPFYRVDVARARETGGTGLGLAIVKTCVESCGGNVTARNREPHGLIVLIELPCA, translated from the coding sequence ATGAAACTCCGCTCTTTAAACTTATATACCCGCATCCTGCTGTGGCTGCTGGTGAATGTGGCGGTGCTAGGAGGGGTGTTTTTACTGGTGCTGAAGTGGCAGTTCAGGGAGGGGCTGCAAGGAGCACTGGGTGGAATAGCCGGGGACCGATTGCAGGTCATCGGGCAGGAAATGCATGATACCCTGAGTGCCAATGCCGAAGCTGAGTGGGCGGGCATTTTAAAAGAGCTGGCTGACGAGTATGCGGTGCAGGTGGCACTGGTGACACCTCCAGATCGTGTGATTTGTGGGGACGCCATTGATTTTCCGGCCAAGCTTAAAGAACAACTCGTCGACATGAGTCCAGGTGGGCCGCCGAGAGACTGGGGGAGACCGCCACGTGAAGGTGGACGCCCTCCTCCACCGAGGGATGAACTGGAGGCTTTTTTGTTAGGCGATGATTTTCTTGGCGAGGGTTTTCCCCCGCCCCCACCCTGGCCGGAAAGAGCGGGAAGAGGAGTGCCCTCGCGGTTTGGTACTTTTCTGCTGCATGCAGGGGATCCGCCGCTTTATTATGCCGGGGTACGTTTGCCTCCGCCATCAACGCTGACCCGCCGGGATGGGCCGTTGACGTTGATCATCGCCACCCGCTCCATGACGGGAGGGGGACTGTTTTTTGATACCAGCCCTTGGTTGCTGACCACCTTTGGGGCGATGGCGATCTCGGCGCTTCTCTGGCTGCCTTTTGTGAAAAACATGACGAGCAGCATCCGGGCAAATATGAAGGTGACGGAACAGATCTCCAAAGGCCGCTTCGATGTCCGGGTGCCGGAGGGCAGGGGAGATGAGCTGGGCAGGTTGGCGCACGGCATTAACCAGATGGCTGTGCAATTGGACGGACTGGTGAATGGACAAAAACGTTTCCTGGGAGATGTGGCTCATGAGTTATGCGGACCCATCTCACGGATGGAAATGGGGCTGGAAATCCTGGAGCCACGGCTTGATGGCGGGGAGGCTTTTCGGCTGGCTGAAGTGAGAGATGAGCTGCGCCAGATCTCTGCGCTGGTGGATGAATTGCTGTCTTTTTCTAAAGCGACGCTGGGCCAGAAGAGGCTGACCTCTGAGCCAGTCACTCTGCTGCCTTTGATCGAAGGGGCCATACACCTGGAGGGACTGCCGGAGGAGCTTTGTCTGCTCCTGATTCCAGAGGATCTGAAGGTGAATGTGGTGCCGGATCTGCTTCGCCGTGCGGTGAGTAATCTGCTGCGCAATGCGCACTTGCATGCTCGAGGGGCCCGCATCGAAGTGACAGCGACTCGGTCCAAGGAGATCGTGACACTGACGGTGGCGGATGAAGGACCGGGAGTGCCCGAGGAGAGCCTGCCGCGTTTGTTTGAGCCGTTCTATCGGGTGGATGTGGCCCGTGCGCGGGAGACGGGCGGCACTGGACTGGGGCTTGCCATCGTTAAGACCTGTGTGGAATCCTGTGGCGGCAATGTCACGGCCCGAAATCGTGAACCCCATGGACTCATTGTGCTGATTGAGCTTCCTTGTGCTTGA
- a CDS encoding DUF1552 domain-containing protein, which yields MNPFHETAAAAHQMSRRHVLRGLGTMMSLPFLESLGGRAFAAAAKAPATPPMRAAWLYIPNGVNPKQWFPTGEGTNYELSATLKEIERHRNDFMVVSGLAQDKARSHGNGGGDHARATSTFLTGCMPKKTAGSDIQLGVSVDQIAAQKIGHLTRLPSLELSTDGQRSSGRCDSGYSCAYQFNLAWKNETMPMAPEMDPRLVFERLFGYGAAGGKGAEGARRQRLQKSILDTVLGEAKSLQGKVSGNDKRKLDEYYSSVRDIELRIERAEKFTTTLPKDYPVPEGIPESYEDHIRMMFDLLTLAFQTDTTRLCTFMLAHDGSNRSFPQIGVPDSHHYLSHHENDEEKLAKIAKIDQFYMRQFGYFLDKLKGTKEGDGNLLDNSMIVFGGGIGDGNRHNHDNLPILLAGRAGKTWTPGKRIVLPGETPMTNLYLSMLDRLGVRAEKIGDSSGVLEVS from the coding sequence ATGAATCCTTTTCACGAAACAGCCGCCGCCGCTCATCAGATGAGCCGTCGCCATGTCCTGCGCGGACTTGGAACGATGATGTCTCTACCCTTCCTGGAGTCCCTGGGGGGGCGGGCATTTGCGGCTGCCGCTAAGGCTCCAGCGACCCCGCCGATGCGCGCGGCCTGGCTTTACATTCCTAATGGGGTGAACCCCAAGCAGTGGTTCCCAACTGGGGAAGGCACGAATTATGAACTGAGCGCCACGCTGAAAGAGATCGAGCGTCATCGCAATGATTTTATGGTCGTTTCCGGTTTGGCTCAGGATAAAGCCCGCTCCCATGGCAATGGCGGCGGAGATCATGCCCGTGCGACTTCCACTTTCCTCACGGGCTGCATGCCGAAAAAGACGGCAGGATCCGATATCCAGCTAGGCGTTTCTGTGGACCAGATTGCTGCCCAAAAGATCGGCCACCTGACCCGTCTGCCATCGCTGGAACTCAGCACCGACGGTCAGCGCAGTTCTGGCCGTTGCGATAGTGGTTACTCCTGCGCTTATCAGTTCAACCTGGCCTGGAAGAATGAAACCATGCCGATGGCTCCAGAGATGGATCCTCGTTTGGTGTTCGAACGTCTTTTCGGTTATGGCGCAGCCGGAGGCAAAGGTGCTGAAGGTGCCCGCCGTCAGCGTCTCCAGAAAAGCATTCTCGATACCGTCCTTGGCGAGGCTAAATCCCTTCAGGGAAAAGTCAGCGGTAACGACAAGCGCAAGCTGGATGAATATTACAGCAGTGTGCGTGACATTGAGCTGCGCATTGAGCGTGCTGAGAAATTCACCACCACTTTGCCCAAAGATTACCCAGTGCCAGAGGGCATCCCTGAATCTTATGAGGATCACATCCGCATGATGTTCGATCTCCTCACCCTGGCTTTCCAGACGGATACCACCCGTCTTTGCACCTTCATGCTAGCGCATGACGGCAGCAATCGCAGCTTCCCACAGATCGGCGTGCCGGATTCCCACCACTATCTCTCCCACCATGAGAATGATGAAGAGAAATTGGCCAAAATCGCAAAGATTGACCAGTTTTACATGCGTCAGTTCGGCTACTTCCTGGATAAGCTGAAAGGTACCAAGGAAGGTGATGGCAACCTCCTGGACAACAGCATGATCGTCTTTGGTGGCGGCATCGGTGATGGCAACCGCCACAACCATGACAACCTGCCGATCCTTCTTGCTGGCCGTGCTGGCAAGACCTGGACACCAGGCAAGCGCATCGTCCTGCCAGGTGAGACACCGATGACTAACCTGTATCTTTCCATGCTCGACCGCCTGGGCGTCCGTGCCGAAAAAATCGGCGATAGCTCCGGTGTCCTCGAAGTGAGTTAA
- a CDS encoding sugar phosphate isomerase/epimerase family protein — MIKLTGIADEAGAPLDVQIQAHQELGWDSIECRGVEFDGVKGNLHEIPEAVFEKVVAHLAEKNMKISGFGSLIGNWAKKITDDFSVTEAEISRAIPRMQRLGTKLVRVMSYAVCKDESGKDLEEQFAPERIKRMKNIHQRFDDAGLVVVHENCMNWGGMSPTYVQRMAEAVPGMKWVFDTGNPVFIDDRDRPGQKQDAWEMYQAIKPFMAHVHVKDGIWDTAKNDATYTYPGEGEGQIERIMKDLVDTGYEGYISIEPHVAVVFHGAGAADDLSPEQKAKEQYDSYVKYGRMLEAMLKKQGAKLG; from the coding sequence ATGATCAAACTTACCGGCATTGCAGATGAAGCAGGCGCACCCCTCGACGTGCAGATCCAGGCCCACCAGGAACTCGGCTGGGACAGCATTGAATGCCGTGGGGTCGAGTTCGACGGCGTCAAAGGCAACCTGCATGAGATTCCTGAGGCCGTGTTTGAAAAGGTGGTCGCTCACCTGGCTGAAAAGAACATGAAGATCAGCGGATTCGGTTCCCTCATCGGCAACTGGGCCAAGAAAATCACTGACGATTTCAGCGTCACCGAAGCTGAAATCAGCCGTGCTATCCCGCGCATGCAGCGCCTCGGCACCAAGCTCGTTCGCGTCATGTCCTATGCTGTCTGCAAAGACGAAAGCGGAAAAGACCTGGAGGAGCAGTTCGCCCCGGAGCGCATCAAGCGGATGAAGAATATTCACCAGCGTTTCGACGATGCCGGTCTCGTTGTAGTCCATGAGAACTGCATGAACTGGGGCGGCATGAGCCCCACTTATGTTCAACGCATGGCTGAAGCTGTCCCAGGCATGAAGTGGGTCTTTGATACTGGCAACCCTGTCTTCATCGATGACCGTGACCGCCCTGGCCAAAAGCAGGACGCCTGGGAAATGTACCAAGCCATCAAGCCATTCATGGCTCATGTGCACGTGAAAGACGGCATCTGGGACACAGCCAAGAATGACGCCACCTACACCTACCCAGGTGAGGGCGAAGGCCAGATCGAGCGCATCATGAAGGACCTGGTGGACACTGGATACGAAGGTTACATCAGCATTGAACCGCATGTCGCCGTCGTCTTCCACGGTGCCGGCGCTGCCGATGATCTCTCCCCAGAGCAGAAGGCCAAGGAGCAGTATGACAGCTACGTGAAGTATGGCCGCATGCTGGAAGCCATGCTGAAGAAGCAGGGTGCCAAGCTGGGCTAA
- a CDS encoding winged helix-turn-helix domain-containing protein, translating into MSLDKHAFTDGQTQILVIDDDRKLCGLIRDYLEPLGYTVAMEHNGPEGAARAMAEPWHAVILDLMLPGCDGYEVLRRVRAKSAVPILMLTARGDEADRIVGLESGADDYLPKTFSARELLARLRAVTRRATLSQASADAVPPMKELVVGPVRLNLDARVATLSEQTLSLTPVEFDILAALMKSRGRVRSREALIESLRDREYEVYDRSIDVHIAALRRKLRDDAHEPRFIRTVRSAGYMFIHPVG; encoded by the coding sequence ATGTCACTCGATAAACATGCCTTCACGGATGGTCAGACGCAGATTCTGGTGATTGATGATGACCGTAAGCTGTGTGGGCTGATCCGTGATTATCTGGAGCCCCTGGGTTATACGGTGGCGATGGAGCATAACGGGCCTGAGGGGGCGGCTCGGGCGATGGCTGAGCCCTGGCATGCGGTCATTTTGGATCTGATGCTGCCGGGCTGCGATGGGTATGAAGTCCTGCGCAGGGTGCGGGCGAAGTCTGCCGTGCCGATCCTGATGCTGACCGCACGGGGTGATGAAGCGGACCGGATCGTGGGGCTGGAGAGCGGTGCGGATGATTACTTGCCGAAGACCTTTTCCGCACGGGAGCTGCTGGCCCGGCTGCGTGCGGTGACCCGTCGGGCGACTTTAAGCCAAGCCTCTGCGGATGCCGTACCACCGATGAAAGAACTGGTGGTGGGGCCGGTGCGGCTGAACCTGGATGCACGGGTGGCGACATTAAGTGAGCAGACACTGAGCCTGACCCCCGTGGAATTTGACATCCTGGCAGCACTGATGAAATCACGCGGACGTGTGCGAAGCCGCGAGGCGCTGATCGAATCCCTGCGTGATCGCGAGTATGAGGTGTATGACCGGAGCATTGATGTGCACATCGCCGCCTTGAGAAGAAAGCTGCGTGACGACGCCCATGAACCCCGCTTTATCCGCACGGTGAGGAGTGCGGGGTACATGTTTATCCATCCGGTGGGGTGA